From a single Candidatus Baltobacteraceae bacterium genomic region:
- a CDS encoding dihydroorotate dehydrogenase electron transfer subunit, with protein sequence MATAASSAAIHHAFILDRQELAPGVVLLGFNAPELVRMTVPGQFVMVVPPSGESAAVALGIYEASEGRASVLFFVVGKRTAKLAALREGDVISLAGPLGNGFTLGAARDVAIVAGGVGIASVLLAAQALVRAGARVRLYYGARSSVSLVERERFARHGCEVHVATDDGSVGHSGYVTELFGRTDEPPDLILACGPTPMLRAVARIAEEMNVPAQLSLEETFACGVGGCWGCVVPLAGTSAQAPSFPPPERDGSDVVYARVCKEGPVFWAHELRW encoded by the coding sequence ATGGCGACTGCCGCATCCTCCGCTGCTATCCATCACGCCTTCATCCTCGATCGACAAGAGCTTGCACCCGGCGTGGTGTTGCTTGGATTCAACGCACCGGAGCTGGTCAGAATGACTGTTCCCGGGCAGTTTGTCATGGTCGTTCCGCCGAGCGGCGAGAGCGCCGCGGTGGCGCTTGGCATCTACGAGGCGAGCGAAGGCCGTGCAAGCGTGCTATTTTTCGTCGTCGGTAAACGCACGGCCAAGCTTGCGGCACTGCGTGAAGGCGACGTAATCTCGCTCGCTGGGCCGCTTGGCAACGGCTTTACACTTGGCGCCGCGCGTGACGTGGCGATCGTCGCCGGCGGCGTGGGAATCGCATCGGTACTGCTTGCGGCGCAGGCACTCGTGCGCGCCGGTGCGCGGGTGCGTCTCTACTATGGCGCGCGTTCTTCGGTTTCGTTGGTCGAGCGCGAGCGTTTCGCGCGCCATGGGTGCGAGGTTCACGTCGCGACCGACGACGGCAGCGTGGGTCATTCGGGCTACGTCACCGAGCTGTTCGGCCGAACCGACGAACCCCCCGATCTGATTTTGGCGTGCGGGCCGACGCCGATGCTGCGCGCGGTTGCACGCATCGCGGAGGAAATGAACGTTCCGGCGCAACTCTCGCTCGAGGAAACGTTTGCCTGCGGCGTCGGCGGTTGCTGGGGTTGCGTCGTTCCGTTGGCCGGCACCTCGGCGCAGGCGCCGAGTTTCCCGCCGCCGGAACGCGACGGAAGCGACGTCGTGTATGCACGCGTGTGTAAAGAAGGCCCCGTGTTTTGGGCGCACGAGTTGCGATGGTGA
- a CDS encoding GNAT family N-acetyltransferase: protein MKLAIRSATAADRAFIESLGKRTAMDSVSPLRHPDPAAVLTNFERLLAILDQRDYTGLIAEDDGLPVGFMLVLDSLPDEVTGEDQAFIVYMAVERDRRGMGVGSALLANAEHEARRRGAPYMALMVTEENAAARALYERAGYRTERRLLCKTL, encoded by the coding sequence TTGAAGCTCGCAATCCGTAGCGCAACCGCGGCCGACCGCGCGTTCATCGAATCGCTGGGAAAGCGCACCGCGATGGACAGTGTCTCGCCGCTGCGGCACCCCGATCCGGCCGCGGTGCTGACGAACTTCGAACGGCTCCTGGCGATCCTCGACCAACGCGATTACACGGGCCTGATCGCCGAAGACGACGGCCTTCCGGTCGGATTCATGCTCGTTCTGGACTCGCTGCCCGACGAGGTAACCGGCGAAGACCAGGCCTTCATCGTGTACATGGCCGTGGAACGCGACCGGCGCGGCATGGGAGTCGGGTCAGCCCTGCTTGCGAACGCGGAGCATGAGGCCCGAAGGCGCGGCGCGCCGTATATGGCGTTGATGGTGACCGAGGAGAACGCGGCGGCTCGAGCGCTCTACGAACGCGCCGGGTATCGCACCGAGCGGCGGCTGCTGTGCAAAACGCTGTAA
- a CDS encoding dihydroorotate dehydrogenase, translating into MGARVAMVNARGVDLSVTIGALKLDYPTLMGSGCYGSGEEFAPFVDLARIGGVVLKSVTRLPRLGNPTPRLVHTPAGMLNAIGLQNPGIEWYLDHEVEKFANRPCAIIGSVAGFSVDDYAYVGERLAARAEIDALEVNISCPNVASEGETFACDPHLTAEVVRAVRGVTDKTLIVKLSPNVTDIASIAREAEAAGADALAVINTVRGMAIDVERWQPRLGNVTGGLSGAAIRPIAVLAVYEVARAVKIPIVGQGGIETASDALEFLLAGASAISIGTANFTDPQIPVGIAAELMLYLQQRNLRSLAQIVGKANVGFANAYQYEGDEG; encoded by the coding sequence TTGGGCGCACGAGTTGCGATGGTGAACGCCCGCGGCGTCGATCTCTCGGTGACGATCGGCGCGTTGAAATTGGACTACCCGACGCTGATGGGCAGCGGCTGTTACGGAAGCGGCGAGGAGTTCGCACCGTTCGTGGATCTCGCGCGTATCGGCGGCGTCGTGCTCAAGAGCGTCACGCGTTTGCCGCGTCTGGGGAATCCGACGCCGCGTCTGGTACACACACCCGCCGGCATGCTCAACGCGATCGGATTGCAGAATCCCGGGATCGAGTGGTATCTCGATCACGAGGTCGAGAAGTTCGCGAACCGCCCGTGCGCGATCATCGGCAGCGTGGCCGGATTCTCGGTCGATGACTATGCCTACGTCGGCGAACGGCTCGCCGCGCGTGCCGAAATCGACGCGCTCGAAGTGAACATTTCATGCCCGAACGTCGCGAGCGAAGGCGAAACGTTTGCGTGCGATCCGCACCTTACCGCCGAGGTCGTGCGCGCGGTGCGCGGCGTAACCGACAAAACGCTGATCGTCAAGCTTTCTCCGAACGTCACCGACATCGCTTCGATCGCGCGCGAGGCCGAGGCCGCCGGTGCGGACGCGCTGGCCGTCATCAACACCGTACGCGGCATGGCCATCGACGTTGAGCGTTGGCAGCCGCGGCTGGGCAATGTCACCGGCGGCCTTTCGGGAGCGGCGATTCGTCCGATCGCGGTACTCGCGGTGTACGAAGTAGCGCGCGCGGTGAAGATTCCGATCGTCGGGCAGGGCGGTATCGAAACCGCGAGCGACGCGCTCGAGTTTCTGCTCGCCGGCGCGAGCGCAATCTCGATCGGTACCGCGAATTTCACCGATCCGCAAATACCGGTCGGGATCGCTGCCGAGCTCATGCTATACTTGCAGCAGCGTAACCTGCGCTCGCTCGCGCAAATCGTAGGAAAAGCGAACGTGGGATTCGCGAACGCGTATCAGTACGAAGGAGACGAGGGGTGA
- a CDS encoding helix-turn-helix transcriptional regulator has product MAWLLVMLKDHNLHGYEIMKDLKLKFDVVTDAGTIYRALRQLERDGYIASWWDSKDQGPARRVYTLTEAGTAALHMWSVVLEQYRSNLDQFFSFYAGTLVG; this is encoded by the coding sequence ATGGCCTGGCTTCTCGTCATGCTCAAAGATCACAATCTTCATGGATACGAGATCATGAAGGATCTCAAGCTCAAGTTCGACGTCGTCACCGACGCGGGTACGATCTACCGCGCGCTGCGTCAACTCGAACGCGACGGGTATATCGCCTCGTGGTGGGATTCGAAAGACCAAGGCCCGGCGCGGCGCGTGTACACCCTGACCGAGGCGGGTACGGCCGCGCTGCACATGTGGAGCGTCGTCCTCGAGCAGTACCGCTCGAATCTCGATCAATTCTTTAGCTTTTACGCCGGCACACTTGTCGGTTAG
- the pyrE gene encoding orotate phosphoribosyltransferase — MLEVDLERALRERGALMRGHFRLSSGRHSDVFIQKFRILENPPLVEAVAKEIAAAFRATKPTVVVSAAVGGIVLGYETARQLGTDAIFVEKEDGAATLRRSFSLKPEDRALVVEDVVTTGLSVREVIDVVRRSGASVAGVGVIVQRGAADFGVPTRALLNMPLESHDPADCPQCKNGQPIDDPGSRRT; from the coding sequence TTGCTTGAGGTCGATCTCGAGCGCGCCTTGCGCGAGCGCGGTGCACTGATGCGCGGACATTTTCGCTTGAGCTCGGGGCGCCACAGCGACGTCTTTATCCAAAAGTTTCGGATTCTCGAAAACCCGCCGCTGGTCGAGGCGGTCGCCAAAGAGATTGCAGCCGCATTTCGCGCGACCAAACCGACGGTGGTGGTGAGTGCCGCGGTCGGCGGCATCGTGCTCGGCTACGAAACCGCGCGTCAGCTCGGCACGGACGCGATCTTCGTCGAGAAAGAGGACGGCGCGGCAACGCTGCGGCGCAGCTTCTCGCTCAAGCCCGAGGATCGCGCCTTGGTCGTCGAGGACGTGGTGACCACGGGGCTCTCGGTGCGCGAGGTGATCGACGTGGTGCGTCGCTCGGGAGCGAGCGTTGCGGGCGTCGGCGTGATCGTGCAGCGGGGCGCGGCCGACTTCGGCGTGCCGACCCGCGCGCTCTTGAACATGCCGCTGGAATCGCACGATCCCGCCGATTGTCCGCAGTGCAAGAACGGTCAACCGATCGACGATCCCGGTTCGCGCCGAACTTGA
- a CDS encoding ATP-binding protein has protein sequence MRLSLRWRIAASYALLLLAALGATSGVIVWRFQAILYAEARSRINSTMDEIVNATQPVTPFSLGNVTTDSFLQIFNSNNLAAWQSPTTFIQVDTVRGYPIARSPNLGAASIPANLTLSAKHPRAFRTVQLGERTLLVEDRFLRSGSFAVIVHVAESLDQLQRTFAQTSRTIFTILIVAATLVVILSILLASQAIGPITRLSRAMREIGSERLDRRLPGASRPDEIGELTRSFNDLLARLQEAFARERQFISDASHELKTPLTSINANAQLLLRWGDRDERIRRESLETIQRESAALADMVNGMLMLAKADRGDAIPKEPVSLSLVAQEALRGVAQRAAEKGVQLEFDAPTPSPLVEGDAHLLRQLVSNLLDNALKFTAQGSVSIRIGADDGTAWIEVADTGPGISDEELGHVFDRFYRADKARSRDVPGTGLGLAIVRSIAHVHGGEVQAERAPQGGALFRARFPRITDTLTESS, from the coding sequence TTGAGACTCTCCCTGCGGTGGCGCATTGCCGCCTCGTACGCGTTGTTGTTGCTGGCCGCCCTGGGCGCCACGAGCGGCGTCATCGTCTGGCGTTTTCAAGCGATCCTCTACGCCGAAGCCCGTTCTCGGATCAATTCGACCATGGACGAGATCGTGAACGCCACGCAACCGGTCACTCCGTTTTCGCTCGGCAACGTCACGACCGATTCGTTCTTGCAGATCTTCAACAGCAATAACCTGGCCGCGTGGCAATCGCCAACGACGTTCATTCAAGTCGACACGGTACGGGGATATCCGATCGCGCGCTCGCCGAACCTGGGCGCGGCGAGTATCCCGGCGAACCTCACCTTGAGCGCTAAGCACCCGCGGGCGTTTCGAACGGTGCAGCTCGGCGAGCGCACGTTGCTGGTGGAAGACCGGTTCTTGCGCAGCGGTTCATTTGCGGTGATCGTTCACGTGGCCGAATCGCTCGACCAGCTGCAGCGAACCTTCGCGCAGACCAGCCGCACGATTTTTACGATATTGATCGTGGCCGCTACGCTGGTCGTCATACTTTCGATTCTCTTGGCCTCGCAAGCGATCGGCCCGATCACGCGGCTTTCACGTGCGATGCGCGAAATAGGATCCGAGCGTCTCGACCGCCGGCTGCCCGGTGCAAGCCGGCCGGACGAGATCGGCGAACTCACCCGCAGTTTCAACGATCTCCTTGCGCGTCTCCAAGAAGCCTTCGCGCGCGAACGGCAGTTCATCTCCGACGCGTCGCACGAGCTCAAAACGCCGCTCACGTCGATCAACGCCAACGCCCAGTTGCTGCTGCGCTGGGGTGATCGCGACGAGCGGATCCGGCGCGAAAGCCTCGAGACGATTCAACGCGAGAGCGCGGCCTTGGCCGATATGGTCAATGGCATGCTCATGCTGGCCAAAGCCGATCGCGGCGACGCGATTCCCAAGGAACCGGTCTCGCTCTCGCTCGTCGCGCAAGAAGCGCTTCGGGGCGTTGCTCAACGCGCGGCCGAGAAGGGGGTGCAGCTCGAGTTCGACGCGCCCACGCCCTCGCCGCTCGTCGAAGGCGACGCACATTTGCTGCGTCAGTTGGTGAGCAATTTGCTGGATAATGCGCTCAAATTCACCGCGCAGGGCAGCGTGAGCATACGCATCGGCGCCGACGACGGCACCGCGTGGATCGAAGTCGCCGATACCGGGCCGGGGATTTCCGACGAGGAGTTGGGGCACGTCTTCGACCGGTTCTACCGCGCCGATAAAGCACGTTCGCGCGACGTGCCGGGAACGGGTTTGGGGCTTGCAATCGTCCGTTCGATCGCACACGTGCACGGCGGCGAGGTGCAAGCGGAACGTGCGCCGCAAGGAGGTGCGCTCTTTCGGGCACGGTTCCCCCGAATTACCGACACGCTCACCGAGTCTTCATGA
- a CDS encoding MBL fold metallo-hydrolase — translation MSVSILFLGSGGARFVVARQFRASGGMWLRFGQTQIHVDPGPGALVRALSHVPPCNPRELSAIALSHKHLDHAADATAMIEAMTSGGFRRRGVLLAPKDALEGEPSVLPYAQRFVERIEVLEPSSGPYHLGDVELYTSLAHHHAVQTYGMHFRGGGLRVSYLPCGRFFDGLAADYARHEPDVLIVNVLRFHDAMNVDHLTWDDARRVVESVSPRVAIFQHFGTKMLEAEPAKLAQSLEDELGIRAIAAYDGLEVDVDTEVAAIVA, via the coding sequence TTGTCGGTTAGCATTCTCTTTCTCGGCAGCGGCGGCGCGCGCTTCGTCGTCGCGCGGCAATTTCGCGCGTCAGGCGGCATGTGGCTGCGCTTCGGGCAGACCCAGATTCACGTCGACCCGGGGCCCGGTGCGCTCGTGCGCGCACTCTCGCACGTGCCGCCCTGCAACCCGCGCGAACTTTCGGCCATCGCGCTCTCGCACAAGCACCTCGACCACGCGGCCGACGCGACGGCGATGATCGAAGCAATGACCTCGGGCGGGTTTCGGCGGCGCGGCGTGCTGCTCGCGCCGAAAGACGCACTCGAAGGAGAGCCGAGCGTCCTTCCCTACGCGCAGCGCTTCGTCGAGCGCATCGAAGTCCTCGAGCCGAGCAGCGGCCCGTATCACCTCGGCGACGTCGAACTCTACACCTCGCTCGCGCACCATCATGCCGTACAAACCTACGGTATGCATTTTCGCGGAGGAGGGCTGCGCGTATCGTATCTGCCCTGCGGCCGGTTTTTCGATGGCCTCGCGGCAGATTACGCAAGGCATGAACCCGACGTCCTGATCGTCAACGTACTGCGCTTTCACGATGCGATGAACGTCGATCACCTCACCTGGGACGACGCGCGCCGCGTCGTTGAATCCGTTTCGCCCCGCGTCGCGATCTTTCAACATTTCGGCACCAAGATGCTCGAAGCGGAGCCGGCCAAACTCGCGCAGAGCCTCGAAGACGAACTGGGTATTCGAGCGATTGCCGCCTACGACGGTCTCGAAGTCGACGTGGATACCGAGGTTGCGGCGATTGTCGCTTGA
- a CDS encoding DUF1501 domain-containing protein, producing the protein MTMKRGRFLLGALSGLTVVANMDHVLARALAGTPLPGLPGASDRVVLLINLQGGNDGLNCVVPHGNPQYYQLRPTLAVPQSDVLAIDANVGFNPQMRALKVMYDKGEVAVVQGVGYPNPDHSHFRSTEIWQTAAPETYEHTGWLGRYLDEAGLPKNNLFNGVAVAQVLPEVLVSNQVDVPSIASLNGYGLLSDRNATAKRTYTELVTDHGFPFQSPYLAHVAEIEDHAQRGSEELPKLVAGYKTDATYPATPLGRSLALAAQIAGSNIGTKVLYVQHGSFDTHVSQKATQDRLLGEFSDAIGAFYDDLAAHGNDTRVLTLTFSEFGRRIAENGSRGTDHGEASPLFMIGGGVKGGLYGQMPDLSDTNMGNVRYSTDFRSVYATVLERWLGRPSQTILAGNFSQLPVLA; encoded by the coding sequence ATGACGATGAAACGCGGGCGCTTCTTGCTCGGCGCGCTCTCGGGCCTCACGGTCGTGGCCAACATGGATCACGTGCTGGCACGTGCCCTGGCCGGCACGCCGCTGCCCGGGCTTCCGGGGGCGAGCGATCGGGTCGTGCTGCTGATCAATCTGCAGGGTGGTAACGACGGGTTGAATTGCGTGGTGCCGCACGGAAATCCGCAGTACTATCAACTGCGCCCGACGCTCGCGGTTCCCCAAAGCGACGTGCTCGCGATCGATGCCAACGTCGGCTTCAACCCGCAGATGCGCGCGCTCAAGGTGATGTACGACAAGGGCGAAGTCGCCGTCGTGCAAGGCGTCGGCTATCCCAATCCGGACCATTCGCACTTCCGCTCGACCGAGATTTGGCAGACGGCTGCTCCCGAGACCTACGAACATACCGGTTGGCTCGGACGCTATCTCGACGAAGCAGGTTTGCCCAAGAACAATCTGTTCAACGGCGTCGCGGTCGCACAGGTGTTGCCCGAGGTACTCGTTTCGAATCAAGTCGACGTGCCGTCGATCGCGAGTTTGAACGGGTATGGGCTGCTCAGCGACCGCAACGCGACCGCGAAGCGTACGTACACGGAATTGGTCACCGATCATGGCTTCCCGTTCCAATCGCCCTATCTGGCGCACGTCGCCGAGATCGAGGATCACGCCCAACGCGGTTCGGAAGAATTGCCAAAGCTGGTCGCCGGCTACAAAACCGATGCGACCTATCCGGCGACGCCGCTCGGGCGCAGCTTGGCGTTGGCCGCACAAATTGCCGGCAGCAACATCGGCACGAAAGTGCTGTATGTGCAGCACGGTTCGTTCGACACCCACGTCAGCCAGAAAGCGACGCAAGACCGCTTGCTCGGCGAATTCTCCGATGCGATCGGCGCGTTCTACGATGATCTGGCCGCGCACGGCAACGATACGCGCGTGCTCACCCTCACCTTCAGCGAATTCGGCCGGCGCATCGCCGAGAACGGAAGCCGCGGCACCGATCATGGTGAAGCCTCGCCGCTGTTTATGATCGGCGGCGGCGTCAAGGGCGGCCTCTACGGGCAGATGCCCGACCTGAGCGATACCAACATGGGCAACGTGCGCTACTCGACCGATTTCCGCAGCGTCTACGCGACGGTGCTCGAGCGCTGGCTGGGGCGGCCCTCGCAGACGATCCTCGCGGGCAATTTTTCGCAGCTTCCGGTACTGGCGTAA
- the pyrF gene encoding orotidine-5'-phosphate decarboxylase yields the protein MAQLIVALDVPSADEAEQLIDRLYELDVIFKVGMESLYGYPERIFSYCEARDVRFFIDAKLHDIPRTVGAAMKQLVRPGARIVNVHALGGVEMMRAAVEAAAERADELGIAAPQVFAVTILTSHAPEDLAELGLHGGPGENATRLAALARDAGCAGVVCSAYEVADLKGFFGQDFLTLTPGIRPVGEVHGDQKRVMTAAQAVAAGADYLVVGRPIVQAPDPLAAARAILADIHALA from the coding sequence GTGGCGCAACTGATCGTCGCGCTCGACGTTCCCTCCGCCGACGAAGCGGAGCAGCTGATCGATCGGCTCTACGAGCTCGACGTGATCTTCAAAGTAGGGATGGAGTCACTCTACGGTTACCCGGAGCGCATCTTCTCGTACTGCGAAGCTCGCGACGTTCGGTTTTTCATCGACGCGAAATTGCACGACATCCCGCGAACGGTGGGTGCCGCGATGAAGCAACTGGTACGTCCCGGTGCCCGGATCGTCAACGTGCACGCGCTGGGAGGGGTGGAGATGATGCGCGCGGCGGTCGAAGCGGCGGCCGAGCGCGCGGACGAACTCGGCATCGCGGCGCCGCAGGTCTTCGCGGTCACGATTCTCACCAGCCACGCACCCGAAGATTTGGCCGAGCTGGGGCTGCACGGCGGACCGGGTGAGAACGCCACGCGGCTTGCGGCGCTGGCACGCGATGCCGGCTGCGCCGGGGTCGTGTGCAGCGCGTACGAGGTCGCCGATCTGAAAGGGTTCTTCGGTCAAGATTTCCTCACGCTGACGCCCGGAATTCGTCCGGTGGGCGAGGTGCACGGCGACCAAAAGCGCGTGATGACGGCGGCGCAGGCCGTCGCCGCCGGCGCCGACTATCTGGTGGTGGGGCGTCCGATCGTTCAGGCCCCCGATCCGCTCGCGGCGGCTCGTGCGATCCTGGCAGATATTCACGCCCTTGCTTGA
- a CDS encoding DUF1800 domain-containing protein: MAAGYVRPAGQLDFTTALSPYAGPWNDRLAAHLMRRAGFGATPDEVARYGAMSPHDAAEALIHFPDTSRLAPPPGVMAYPDPRRIAFKGMDDMQKRDAARARRKEAIGDILALQEWWLNRMLTTPAPLQEKMTFFLHGHFTTAAIQKGVWPNLVLAQNQLFRQNALGNLHDLTIAVSKDPAMLLYLDNAENNKSHPNENYSRELMELFTLGLGSYTEEDVRQSARAFTGWTIDRRTGEFTFNPRTHDDGTKTFLSRTGNFDGTDIVDIIYQQRACERFWAKSLLSAFVYNDPEPELVDEFANVISRNHFELAPSMSVLLRSNVFYSQRAYRALVKSPVEFVVGAHKSLDLATIVEGTPQALRAMGQILFYPPNVAGWPGGANWLTSQMLIARENFIARIVNAQTATQSSWLAAVPLDAKRASREFIAAILQNDAPSQAYVQLIAYLDGAGTSALGALSVENYDERARGAAYLTMAMPAYQLG; the protein is encoded by the coding sequence ATGGCTGCGGGATACGTCCGCCCGGCGGGGCAGCTCGACTTCACGACGGCACTGAGCCCCTACGCCGGGCCGTGGAACGATCGGCTGGCGGCGCATCTGATGCGCCGCGCCGGCTTCGGCGCAACGCCGGACGAGGTCGCGCGCTACGGGGCGATGAGCCCGCACGATGCGGCCGAGGCGCTGATCCACTTCCCCGACACCTCCCGTCTCGCGCCGCCGCCCGGCGTGATGGCCTATCCCGATCCGCGCCGCATCGCGTTCAAGGGAATGGACGACATGCAGAAGCGCGACGCAGCGCGCGCGCGCCGTAAGGAAGCGATCGGCGACATTCTCGCGCTGCAGGAGTGGTGGCTGAATCGCATGCTCACCACGCCGGCGCCGCTGCAAGAAAAGATGACCTTCTTCCTGCACGGCCACTTCACGACCGCCGCGATCCAAAAGGGCGTGTGGCCCAACCTGGTCCTCGCGCAGAACCAGCTCTTCCGTCAAAACGCGCTGGGCAATCTTCACGACCTCACGATCGCGGTGAGCAAAGATCCGGCGATGCTGCTCTACCTCGACAATGCCGAGAACAACAAATCGCATCCGAACGAAAATTACTCCCGCGAGCTGATGGAGCTCTTCACGCTCGGTCTGGGTAGTTACACCGAGGAAGACGTGCGCCAGTCGGCACGTGCGTTTACCGGGTGGACCATCGATCGTCGGACCGGCGAGTTTACCTTCAACCCGCGCACGCACGACGACGGCACAAAAACGTTCCTCAGCCGCACCGGCAACTTCGACGGGACGGATATCGTCGACATCATCTATCAACAGCGCGCCTGCGAGAGGTTCTGGGCTAAATCGCTGCTCAGCGCGTTCGTCTACAACGATCCCGAGCCGGAGCTGGTCGACGAGTTCGCCAACGTGATCTCGCGCAATCACTTCGAGCTTGCGCCGTCGATGTCGGTGCTGCTGCGCAGCAACGTCTTCTATTCGCAGCGTGCCTATCGCGCGCTGGTGAAGAGCCCGGTCGAGTTCGTTGTCGGTGCGCACAAGTCGCTGGATCTCGCGACGATCGTCGAGGGCACGCCGCAGGCGCTGCGCGCGATGGGTCAGATTCTGTTCTATCCGCCCAACGTCGCGGGCTGGCCGGGCGGCGCGAACTGGCTTACCTCGCAGATGCTGATCGCGCGTGAGAACTTCATCGCGCGCATCGTGAACGCGCAGACGGCGACGCAGTCGAGCTGGCTGGCTGCGGTCCCGTTGGATGCGAAACGCGCCTCCCGCGAGTTCATCGCAGCTATCCTGCAAAACGATGCCCCAAGTCAGGCGTACGTGCAGTTGATCGCGTATCTCGACGGTGCCGGGACCTCCGCGCTCGGCGCGCTCTCGGTCGAGAATTACGACGAGCGCGCTCGCGGCGCGGCTTATCTGACCATGGCGATGCCGGCCTACCAGTTAGGATAA
- a CDS encoding response regulator transcription factor → MESERKFKVLVIEDDAAISRVLNLELEHEGYEVEIARDGLEGLEKALKEPDLVILDLMLPRMDGLEVCRRIRAKSRVPIIMLTAKDRVPDRVSGLDVGADDYLTKPFATEELLARVRARLRERHPQGNVIRHQDVVMDRDRHEVSRAGKPVTLTAKEYALLEYLLLHRNKVHTRDELFNGVWGSDFLGDSNLIDVYIRYLRGKIDEGFDEKLITTVRGVGYTIRD, encoded by the coding sequence ATGGAGTCTGAGCGCAAATTCAAGGTTTTGGTGATCGAGGACGATGCGGCAATCAGCCGCGTGCTGAATCTCGAACTGGAACACGAGGGATACGAGGTCGAGATCGCGCGCGACGGACTCGAGGGTTTGGAGAAGGCGCTCAAGGAGCCGGACCTGGTGATACTCGACCTCATGCTGCCGCGGATGGACGGCCTGGAAGTCTGCCGCCGTATTCGCGCCAAGAGCCGCGTTCCGATCATCATGCTGACCGCCAAGGATCGCGTGCCCGACCGGGTAAGCGGGCTGGACGTGGGAGCGGACGACTACCTCACCAAACCGTTCGCTACCGAAGAATTGCTGGCGCGCGTGCGCGCGCGTCTGCGCGAGCGGCATCCGCAAGGGAACGTGATCCGTCATCAGGACGTAGTGATGGACCGCGACCGGCATGAAGTCTCGCGCGCCGGCAAGCCGGTGACGTTGACCGCAAAGGAATACGCGCTGCTCGAATATCTTCTGCTGCACCGCAACAAGGTGCACACGCGCGACGAGCTCTTCAACGGCGTCTGGGGCAGCGATTTTCTGGGCGACTCGAATCTCATCGACGTCTACATCCGTTATTTGCGCGGAAAGATCGACGAGGGATTCGACGAGAAATTGATCACGACGGTGCGCGGCGTCGGTTATACCATCAGGGATTGA
- a CDS encoding sigma-70 family RNA polymerase sigma factor, with amino-acid sequence MVAALAEAPRINTTERSGPEDGELVAMTLGGHSEAFATLVERYDRAVYHLAYRTLHDVEEARDAAQEAFFKAYRSLRTFKPGAKFSTWIFAITYHACCDRLNRRKRYSNDELPERADPGPGPETQAIAIDQARRLHDAIDRLPEKYRAVITLYHLQGKQYDEIAEVLELPMGTVKTHLFRAKEHLRKLLRAEEVTE; translated from the coding sequence GTGGTCGCAGCACTCGCGGAGGCGCCCCGTATAAACACGACGGAACGCTCCGGCCCCGAGGACGGTGAACTGGTAGCGATGACGCTTGGAGGTCACTCCGAGGCGTTCGCCACGCTGGTCGAGCGCTACGATCGGGCCGTCTATCATCTCGCGTATCGCACGCTGCACGACGTCGAAGAAGCGCGCGACGCCGCCCAGGAGGCGTTCTTCAAAGCCTACCGCTCGCTGCGAACGTTCAAACCGGGCGCGAAGTTCTCGACCTGGATCTTCGCAATCACCTACCATGCCTGCTGCGATCGCTTGAATCGCCGCAAGCGTTATAGTAACGATGAATTGCCCGAACGCGCCGACCCCGGTCCCGGGCCGGAGACGCAAGCCATCGCCATCGATCAGGCGCGCCGCCTGCACGATGCCATCGATCGGCTCCCGGAGAAGTATCGCGCGGTGATTACGCTCTACCATTTGCAGGGAAAACAGTACGACGAGATCGCCGAAGTATTGGAACTGCCGATGGGAACGGTGAAGACGCATTTATTCCGGGCAAAGGAGCATTTACGCAAGCTCCTGCGCGCGGAGGAGGTAACCGAATGA
- a CDS encoding GNAT family N-acetyltransferase: MSLEVVRLQPPALESFFREHEREALRAFYEFPVVWHEQSYGFAALEDERMLGAGVVRIAASLGHVDRVIVAQERRRGGLGRALLDAMAEVANYYNCHKMTAMVPHLRGAQRFFEACGYGVEAVLPQHTFKLDMAMMRKYLL; the protein is encoded by the coding sequence TTGTCGCTTGAGGTCGTGCGCCTGCAGCCGCCGGCGCTCGAGTCGTTTTTCCGCGAACACGAGCGCGAGGCGTTGCGGGCCTTCTACGAATTTCCGGTCGTGTGGCACGAACAATCCTATGGCTTTGCCGCGCTCGAGGACGAGCGGATGCTCGGCGCCGGCGTGGTGCGCATCGCGGCGTCTCTGGGTCACGTCGATCGCGTGATCGTCGCGCAAGAACGACGGCGCGGCGGCTTGGGGCGTGCGCTCCTCGACGCGATGGCCGAGGTCGCAAATTACTACAACTGCCACAAGATGACCGCAATGGTTCCGCACCTGCGCGGTGCGCAGCGTTTCTTCGAAGCGTGCGGATACGGCGTCGAGGCGGTGCTGCCGCAGCACACTTTCAAACTCGACATGGCGATGATGCGGAAGTACCTACTCTAG